A region of Streptomyces sp. NBC_01788 DNA encodes the following proteins:
- a CDS encoding C45 family peptidase, with the protein MTTPTVFRSAQAAPGDRGQQLGKAFPDRIGQASAFYDQLFAAAGATPQDVTDWSLRAFEHISAWAPELAEEMDGIARGAGLPLWRIAALNARTEILGRFGRTQHPECSTVVYAPADGRPPVTTQTWDWHDGMRDGWFVWTIEHPDGRVVHTVTEFGIVGKIGVNKAGLGLHFNILGHTSDKSTEAAGTWIPVHALARRILDTCASVPEAVELATGTSVTASSSLTLADHAEDRTTAAAIELSPAGSVLLRPREDGFLLRTNHFVDQALAGGEVMGVEDPSTYRRMNVLQERTAAISAPDRETLVKALTCHGDEGAELCCHTQPDEVIGKRWETLATVSLDVAGGGLAAHPGGPCTFHPASWAEVF; encoded by the coding sequence GTGACCACCCCTACGGTTTTCCGGTCGGCCCAGGCAGCCCCCGGCGATCGCGGGCAGCAGCTGGGCAAGGCCTTCCCGGACCGCATCGGGCAGGCCAGCGCCTTCTACGACCAGCTCTTCGCCGCCGCAGGCGCCACGCCGCAGGACGTCACCGACTGGAGCCTGCGGGCCTTCGAGCACATCAGCGCCTGGGCCCCGGAACTGGCCGAGGAGATGGACGGCATCGCGCGCGGCGCCGGCCTGCCCCTGTGGCGGATCGCCGCGCTCAACGCCCGAACGGAGATCCTCGGCCGGTTCGGCCGGACACAGCACCCGGAGTGCTCGACGGTCGTGTACGCCCCGGCCGACGGTCGTCCGCCCGTCACCACCCAGACCTGGGACTGGCACGACGGCATGCGGGACGGCTGGTTCGTCTGGACCATCGAACACCCCGACGGCCGGGTCGTGCACACGGTGACCGAGTTCGGCATCGTCGGCAAGATCGGAGTCAACAAGGCGGGCCTGGGCCTGCACTTCAACATCCTCGGCCACACCTCGGACAAGTCGACCGAGGCAGCGGGCACGTGGATACCAGTGCACGCCCTGGCCCGACGCATCCTCGACACCTGCGCAAGCGTCCCCGAAGCCGTCGAACTGGCCACCGGCACATCGGTGACGGCATCCAGCTCCCTGACGCTGGCCGACCACGCGGAAGACCGGACCACCGCGGCAGCGATCGAACTCAGCCCCGCCGGATCGGTACTGCTGCGTCCGCGCGAGGACGGCTTCCTACTGCGCACCAACCACTTCGTCGACCAGGCACTCGCCGGTGGCGAGGTGATGGGAGTCGAGGACCCCAGCACCTACCGGCGGATGAACGTCCTGCAGGAGCGCACCGCGGCGATCAGCGCGCCGGACCGGGAGACCCTGGTCAAGGCCCTCACCTGCCACGGGGACGAGGGCGCGGAGCTCTGCTGCCACACTCAGCCGGACGAGGTGATCGGCAAGCGCTGGGAGACGCTCGCCACCGTGTCCCTGGACGTCGCAGGGGGAGGGCTCGCCGCCCATCCGGGCGGACCTTGCACCTTCCACCCCGCATCCTGGGCTGAAGTCTTCTGA
- a CDS encoding ABC transporter ATP-binding protein — protein sequence MSEHTPVVEVTELRKVFRVRRPDGRGTTEFTAVDGVGFQVRPGGALAIVGESGSGKSTVARMVVGLETPTSGSITVLGRPRKPGRAGTAERRRRGREIQMVFQDPYGSLNRRRSVRDALGEVIDLHFKPSRNEREERIARLLADVGLDERQSRALPSALSGGQRQRVAIARALAAEPKVLVLDEAVAALDVSIQAQILNLLADIRERTGLTYLFISHDLSVVRQISEEAIVMRKGRIVESGPTARILDDPQHPYTRMLRRSVPGPGWKPRRMSQDERQALAMEETS from the coding sequence ATGTCTGAACACACCCCTGTCGTGGAAGTGACCGAGCTTCGCAAGGTGTTCCGCGTCCGCCGCCCAGACGGACGGGGCACCACCGAGTTCACCGCCGTGGACGGCGTCGGCTTCCAGGTCCGGCCCGGCGGCGCGCTCGCGATCGTGGGGGAGTCCGGCTCCGGCAAGTCCACGGTCGCCCGGATGGTGGTCGGCCTGGAGACCCCGACCTCCGGCAGCATCACCGTCCTCGGCCGCCCCCGCAAACCGGGACGTGCCGGGACGGCCGAACGGCGCCGCCGCGGGCGCGAGATCCAGATGGTGTTCCAGGACCCCTACGGATCCCTCAACCGGCGCAGGTCGGTCCGCGACGCCCTGGGCGAAGTGATCGACCTGCACTTCAAACCGTCCCGCAACGAACGTGAGGAGCGGATCGCCCGGCTGCTGGCCGACGTCGGCCTCGACGAACGGCAGTCCCGCGCGCTTCCCTCCGCGCTGTCGGGCGGGCAGCGGCAGCGGGTCGCCATCGCCCGAGCGCTCGCCGCCGAACCCAAGGTGCTGGTGCTGGACGAAGCGGTGGCCGCGCTGGATGTGTCGATCCAGGCACAGATCCTCAACCTGCTCGCCGACATCCGCGAACGCACCGGCCTCACCTACCTGTTCATCAGCCACGATCTGTCCGTCGTACGGCAGATCAGCGAGGAAGCGATCGTCATGCGCAAGGGACGGATCGTGGAATCCGGCCCCACCGCCCGCATCCTCGACGACCCGCAGCATCCGTACACCCGCATGCTGCGCCGATCCGTGCCCGGCCCCGGTTGGAAGCCGCGGCGAATGAGCCAGGACGAGCGCCAGGCGCTCGCCATGGAGGAGACATCGTGA
- a CDS encoding ABC transporter ATP-binding protein, translating into MSPLLRLDGLHVTLNVDGERRPVLHDVSLDVGAGEAVGLVGESGSGKSMTVRSVLRVLPGGAETSGRIDFDGADVLSMSAKDLRRFRSHEVAVIHQDPRAAINPVSTVGDFLVEALVANHGEGVRQARALVQRILSDVGIPDASRRMRQYPHELSGGLLQRVVIAAAIAVRPRMILADEPTTALDVTTQSEVMGILDEMRREHGLAMLFITHDLELAGAVCDRIAVMYAGSIVEESRPQALEDRPRHPYSRLLLDSRPRIDRVADRLEVIPGRPISAFEVGSGCALAPRCPYAEPQCTATAPALRPIGSGQVRCHRSEELESVLRRSGTEVRDV; encoded by the coding sequence ATGAGCCCGCTGCTGCGCCTGGACGGCCTCCATGTGACATTGAACGTCGACGGCGAGCGACGCCCCGTGCTGCACGACGTCTCGCTCGACGTCGGCGCGGGCGAGGCCGTCGGCCTGGTCGGCGAGTCCGGTTCCGGCAAGTCGATGACGGTGCGCTCCGTTCTGCGGGTGCTCCCCGGCGGGGCCGAGACCTCGGGACGGATCGACTTCGACGGCGCCGACGTCCTCTCCATGTCGGCCAAGGACCTGCGCCGGTTCCGGTCCCACGAGGTCGCGGTGATCCACCAGGACCCGCGCGCCGCCATCAACCCCGTGTCGACCGTCGGGGACTTCCTGGTCGAGGCGCTGGTCGCCAACCACGGCGAGGGCGTTCGGCAAGCGCGCGCCCTCGTCCAGCGCATCCTGTCCGATGTCGGCATCCCCGACGCCTCACGCCGGATGCGCCAGTACCCACACGAACTCTCCGGCGGCCTGCTCCAACGGGTCGTGATCGCGGCCGCGATCGCCGTCCGCCCCCGGATGATCCTCGCGGACGAGCCCACCACGGCGCTGGACGTCACCACCCAGTCCGAGGTGATGGGCATCCTGGACGAGATGCGCCGGGAACACGGCCTGGCCATGCTGTTCATCACCCACGACCTGGAGCTGGCCGGCGCGGTATGCGACCGGATCGCGGTCATGTACGCGGGCTCGATCGTCGAGGAGAGCCGGCCGCAGGCGCTCGAGGACCGGCCCAGACACCCCTACAGCCGGCTCCTGCTGGACTCCCGGCCGCGCATCGACCGGGTCGCCGACCGCCTGGAGGTGATCCCGGGACGACCGATCTCGGCCTTCGAAGTCGGTTCCGGCTGCGCCCTGGCGCCCCGCTGCCCCTACGCCGAGCCCCAGTGCACGGCCACTGCCCCGGCCCTGCGGCCGATCGGTTCGGGCCAGGTCCGGTGCCACCGCAGCGAAGAGCTCGAGTCCGTTCTCCGACGTTCCGGCACGGAGGTGCGCGATGTCTGA
- a CDS encoding ABC transporter permease: MSDSVNASGTATAGTPGKAARSGGPTGRRNMIGHFVTHVGITGTVAAAFIVLMAAIAILAPWIAPYDPLQVDLAATYQSSSAEHLLGTDNSGRDLLSRLIWGARTSLLGPFIVVTVTAALGTLMALTAAWFGGRVDDLISRLLDLLFAFPSLLLAIIVIALYDRGLLQASLALAVGFTPYTARVLRSVSLRERMLPYIASGEIQGFSGFVICVRQILPNITPQILTGATINFGSAMIELAAISFLGLGVQPPTADWGLMVSSGQASLVKGFPQQSLYAGLMIVITVAAFSVLGERLGGRKAGGRA; the protein is encoded by the coding sequence ATGAGCGACAGCGTCAACGCCTCGGGCACGGCTACCGCAGGCACTCCAGGAAAGGCCGCCCGCTCCGGAGGCCCTACCGGCCGCCGGAACATGATCGGGCACTTCGTCACCCACGTCGGAATCACCGGCACCGTCGCCGCCGCCTTCATCGTCCTGATGGCCGCCATCGCGATCCTCGCCCCCTGGATCGCTCCCTACGACCCGCTGCAGGTCGACCTCGCCGCCACCTACCAGTCCTCCAGCGCGGAGCATCTGCTCGGCACCGACAACTCCGGTCGTGATCTGCTCTCCCGGCTGATCTGGGGCGCCCGGACCAGCCTTCTGGGCCCCTTCATCGTCGTCACCGTCACCGCGGCGCTGGGCACCCTGATGGCACTCACCGCGGCATGGTTCGGCGGCCGCGTCGACGACCTGATATCCCGTCTGCTCGACCTGCTGTTCGCCTTCCCCAGCCTGCTGCTGGCCATCATCGTGATCGCGCTGTACGACCGCGGGCTGCTCCAGGCGTCCCTGGCGCTCGCGGTGGGCTTCACCCCGTACACCGCACGGGTGCTGCGAAGCGTGTCACTGCGCGAACGCATGCTGCCCTACATCGCGTCCGGAGAGATCCAAGGCTTCTCCGGGTTCGTCATCTGCGTGCGGCAGATCCTGCCCAACATCACCCCCCAGATCCTCACCGGTGCCACCATCAACTTCGGATCCGCAATGATCGAACTTGCCGCGATCTCCTTCCTCGGTCTCGGCGTCCAGCCGCCCACGGCCGACTGGGGCCTGATGGTCTCCAGCGGCCAGGCCTCCCTGGTGAAGGGCTTCCCCCAACAGTCTCTGTATGCGGGCCTGATGATCGTCATCACGGTCGCGGCGTTCAGCGTGCTGGGCGAACGCCTCGGCGGCCGCAAGGCAGGAGGCCGCGCATGA
- a CDS encoding ABC transporter permease encodes MLGFLFRRLLALAATLIVASFLIFGALYLAPGRPETFLTQGRSISPETLASIRAQYHLDDPFPIRYWDWITGVVRGDLGQSLVFRQDVASLLAPRVGSTLLLTLYAAVLLVVFGVLVGVVSGLRGGLLDTVALVVTSMGFAVPTFFAALLLMNLFSVQLGWFPVFGSGEGLADRLWHLTLPAIALAIPSGAVVARITRTSIMEEKDSEHVATAIGRGLPRSLVVRRHVLRNALLPVTTIVGVNIAALIAGATVVEKAFALDGLGSALVDAVNQKDFAVVQAIALALVVAFGLVNLAVDVLYAWLDPRFKLGGKRS; translated from the coding sequence ATGCTCGGATTTCTTTTCCGGCGCTTGCTCGCGCTGGCCGCGACCCTGATCGTTGCCAGCTTCCTCATCTTCGGTGCGCTGTACCTCGCACCGGGCAGGCCGGAGACCTTCCTCACCCAGGGGCGCTCGATCAGCCCCGAGACGCTCGCCTCGATCCGCGCCCAATACCACCTCGACGACCCGTTCCCGATCCGCTACTGGGACTGGATCACCGGAGTGGTCCGCGGCGATCTCGGCCAGTCCCTGGTGTTCCGTCAGGACGTGGCGAGCCTGCTCGCCCCGCGTGTCGGCTCCACGCTGCTGCTCACGCTGTACGCCGCCGTGCTCCTCGTCGTCTTCGGCGTGCTGGTCGGCGTGGTGTCCGGGCTGCGCGGTGGCCTGCTCGACACGGTGGCGCTGGTTGTCACCAGCATGGGCTTCGCCGTTCCCACGTTCTTCGCCGCACTGCTGCTGATGAACCTGTTCTCCGTGCAGCTCGGCTGGTTCCCCGTGTTCGGGTCCGGTGAGGGCCTGGCGGACCGGCTCTGGCATCTCACCCTGCCGGCGATCGCGCTCGCCATACCCTCGGGCGCGGTGGTCGCACGGATCACCCGGACCTCGATCATGGAGGAGAAGGACTCCGAGCACGTCGCCACCGCGATCGGACGCGGACTTCCGCGCTCCCTGGTGGTCCGGCGGCATGTGCTGCGCAATGCACTGCTTCCGGTGACCACGATCGTGGGAGTCAACATCGCGGCCCTGATCGCCGGCGCGACCGTCGTCGAGAAGGCGTTCGCCCTCGACGGTCTCGGCTCTGCTCTGGTCGATGCCGTCAACCAGAAGGACTTCGCCGTCGTCCAGGCCATCGCGCTCGCCCTGGTGGTTGCATTCGGCCTCGTCAACCTGGCCGTCGATGTGCTCTACGCATGGCTGGACCCACGGTTCAAGCTCGGAGGGAAGCGCTCATGA
- a CDS encoding ABC transporter substrate-binding protein: MDRVTWNVPYGEPTSLDPLKSYNYPENEVLSNLCESLMRVNPDFSVTPGLAESADHPTPTTWVYNLRKGVKFWDGKEMTADDVVFSLKRHLDPAEGSYWAGDMLTGNIASVKKTGAYQVTVTLKKPDVVINDYMATPLGAVTEAAFTRQAGAKFGTPDKGVMCTGPFALKKWDKGSQVTLVRNDAYWDESRKAKAKEFGFRFIVDPATLTNALKTGEIDGSYDVPTDAVDQLSNATNGTLYLGKSMQMVAIIGTGDGTFSDPRVRTALLMATDREAISRTVFAGTAAPLRSVVPPGSYSYASKVYEDAYDKLLPTTVDIEGAKKLVQEAGKPSGPITIAYPSERTVYEDILAEVQSAGKKIGLDIQPKGVPSARYGAFFSDAEARKGYSGFMTTNYFDVPEPLAFLRNHIDPGSAENYDKFSAPEITALLDQASAENDDTKRAELTAQIETKYMAKTPWLPIVAPSTRLFMNSKITGAPASFVYLYYPWAAAVGSAK, translated from the coding sequence GTGGACCGAGTGACGTGGAACGTGCCCTACGGCGAGCCCACCTCGCTGGACCCGCTCAAGTCCTACAACTACCCGGAGAACGAGGTCCTCTCGAACCTCTGCGAGAGCCTGATGCGGGTCAACCCCGACTTCTCCGTCACGCCGGGGCTGGCCGAGTCGGCGGACCATCCCACGCCCACCACCTGGGTGTACAACCTTCGCAAGGGCGTGAAGTTCTGGGACGGCAAGGAGATGACGGCGGATGACGTCGTCTTCAGCCTGAAGCGCCACCTGGACCCCGCCGAGGGCTCCTACTGGGCCGGCGACATGCTCACCGGCAACATCGCGAGCGTCAAGAAGACCGGCGCCTACCAGGTCACCGTCACCCTCAAGAAGCCGGACGTCGTCATCAACGACTACATGGCGACACCGCTCGGCGCGGTCACCGAGGCCGCGTTCACCCGGCAGGCCGGGGCCAAGTTCGGCACCCCGGACAAGGGCGTCATGTGTACGGGCCCCTTCGCACTCAAGAAGTGGGACAAGGGCTCCCAGGTCACGCTGGTGCGCAACGACGCCTACTGGGACGAGTCGCGCAAGGCGAAGGCCAAGGAGTTCGGCTTCCGCTTCATCGTGGACCCGGCCACCCTCACCAACGCGCTGAAGACCGGTGAGATCGACGGCTCGTACGACGTTCCGACCGACGCCGTCGACCAGCTGTCCAATGCCACCAACGGCACCCTGTACCTGGGCAAGTCCATGCAGATGGTGGCCATCATCGGCACCGGCGACGGCACCTTCTCCGATCCGCGGGTGCGTACCGCCCTGCTGATGGCCACCGACCGGGAGGCCATCAGCAGGACCGTCTTCGCCGGCACCGCCGCGCCGCTGCGGTCCGTGGTGCCGCCGGGCAGCTACTCCTATGCGTCCAAGGTTTACGAGGATGCATACGACAAGCTGCTGCCCACCACGGTGGACATCGAGGGTGCCAAGAAGCTGGTCCAAGAGGCCGGCAAGCCCAGCGGGCCGATCACCATCGCATACCCCAGCGAGCGGACCGTCTACGAGGACATCCTCGCCGAGGTGCAGAGCGCAGGTAAGAAGATCGGCCTGGACATCCAGCCCAAGGGTGTGCCGAGCGCGCGGTACGGCGCCTTCTTCTCCGACGCCGAGGCTCGCAAGGGCTACTCGGGCTTCATGACGACGAACTACTTCGACGTTCCCGAGCCGCTGGCCTTCCTGCGGAACCACATCGACCCCGGGTCCGCCGAGAACTACGACAAGTTCTCCGCCCCCGAGATCACCGCGCTGCTGGACCAGGCCTCCGCGGAGAACGACGACACCAAGCGGGCAGAGCTCACCGCCCAGATCGAGACCAAGTACATGGCCAAGACCCCGTGGCTGCCCATAGTCGCTCCGTCGACCCGGCTGTTCATGAACAGCAAGATCACCGGGGCACCCGCCTCCTTCGTCTACCTGTACTACCCGTGGGCCGCAGCCGTGGGCTCGGCCAAGTGA
- a CDS encoding LacI family DNA-binding transcriptional regulator, whose product MSPSERVTIRDVARAAGVSATTVSHVLNGKGSAAAATRERILRTAAELRYRANPIAQSLRGGRTGVVALAIRPLDAIGYTLQGVDYFVRLAGAAATAALDRGFGLMLVPDLTRRSVPAAMNLDGGIVVDPFVGDPVLAELLDRGLPVVSTGRDPARPEHIWWTGTDDRAETRRMLDLLFERGARRIAFVAGTDDNAWNHDTIETYLSWTRERGQEPILERVPEERGEAGGTEVGGLLLSRPAPPDAIFANTGRHAASIARTAINLGWDIPRRLLIAAGSDSEHTRFAAPGITALELAPEATGRLAVELLLERLADDLGPVPPRIVSATLHERESTARLG is encoded by the coding sequence ATGAGTCCGTCCGAGAGAGTGACGATCCGCGATGTAGCGCGGGCTGCCGGCGTGTCGGCGACCACCGTCTCGCATGTGCTCAATGGAAAGGGCTCGGCCGCGGCGGCAACGCGTGAGCGCATCCTGCGCACGGCCGCCGAGCTGCGGTATCGGGCCAACCCCATCGCCCAGAGCCTGCGCGGCGGCCGCACCGGGGTGGTCGCGCTGGCCATCCGTCCCCTGGACGCCATCGGTTACACCCTGCAGGGCGTGGACTACTTCGTCCGGCTGGCGGGAGCCGCCGCGACCGCGGCACTCGACCGCGGCTTCGGACTCATGCTCGTACCCGACCTCACGCGCAGATCCGTACCGGCCGCCATGAACCTAGACGGCGGCATCGTCGTCGACCCGTTCGTCGGCGACCCGGTCCTGGCCGAACTGCTCGACCGGGGCTTGCCCGTGGTCTCCACCGGCCGTGACCCCGCCCGGCCCGAACACATCTGGTGGACCGGAACCGATGACCGCGCCGAGACCCGGCGGATGCTCGATCTGCTCTTCGAACGCGGCGCTCGCCGGATCGCCTTTGTCGCGGGTACGGACGACAACGCCTGGAACCACGACACGATCGAAACCTACCTGTCATGGACCCGGGAACGCGGCCAGGAGCCGATCCTGGAACGGGTCCCGGAGGAACGCGGCGAGGCAGGCGGAACCGAGGTCGGCGGGTTGCTGCTCTCCCGCCCGGCTCCCCCGGACGCCATCTTCGCCAACACCGGCCGCCACGCCGCCAGCATCGCACGCACGGCGATCAACCTCGGCTGGGACATCCCCCGTCGTCTGCTCATCGCCGCAGGCTCGGACAGCGAGCACACCCGGTTCGCGGCTCCCGGCATCACCGCCCTCGAACTCGCCCCCGAGGCCACCGGCCGACTCGCCGTGGAGCTCCTGCTCGAGCGTCTGGCCGACGACCTGGGACCGGTGCCGCCAAGGATCGTCTCTGCGACGCTGCACGAGCGCGAATCCACCGCGCGCTTGGGCTAG
- a CDS encoding transposase family protein: MSNPPGQPPPRAPTSPPPSVGCGRGRQRRAAVPVRRPKGQSERALHTDTRTTNSLIRGMRALGERAAAELKQRWRTLQHITISPSRIGDIARAALTLNRIWK, from the coding sequence ATCAGCAATCCACCAGGCCAGCCGCCGCCCCGTGCACCAACAAGCCCCCCTCCGAGCGTCGGCTGCGGGAGAGGAAGGCAGCGACGGGCTGCGGTCCCGGTCCGCCGCCCGAAAGGCCAGTCAGAACGGGCTCTGCACACCGACACGCGAACCACCAACAGCCTGATCAGAGGCATGCGAGCTCTCGGCGAACGCGCCGCAGCCGAACTCAAGCAGCGCTGGCGCACCCTGCAACACATCACCATCAGCCCCAGCCGGATTGGCGACATCGCTCGCGCCGCCCTCACCCTCAACAGAATCTGGAAGTGA
- a CDS encoding alpha/beta fold hydrolase, giving the protein MTEYLAADGGTIAYEVAGSGPLIVLAHGMGDSRAAYRAVIPQLVAAGYRVAAVDLRGCGESSVGWPAWSRTAIADDLLAVIRHLGGPAVLVGHSISGGAATIAAAQEPSLITAVVELAPFTRKQSIRLGDLRVKRFRRGMLRLLGAGVFASVPLWRSYLDVAYPGVKPAAWVERLGRIDSLLREPGRMKALQGMGRSAPTDAGAQLGNVRCPVLVVMGTLDPDWADPHAEGSAIADALPSGLGRLEMIEGAGHYPHDQFPDQVVSLMLSFLRSDAARA; this is encoded by the coding sequence GTGACCGAGTACCTTGCCGCCGACGGCGGCACGATCGCTTACGAGGTGGCGGGGTCCGGCCCGCTGATCGTTCTCGCGCACGGCATGGGCGACAGCCGTGCCGCGTACCGTGCTGTGATCCCGCAGCTGGTGGCGGCGGGCTATCGGGTCGCCGCGGTCGATCTGCGCGGCTGCGGCGAGTCCAGCGTCGGCTGGCCGGCCTGGAGCCGCACCGCCATCGCCGACGACCTGCTCGCCGTGATCCGCCACCTGGGCGGCCCGGCCGTGCTCGTCGGCCACTCGATCTCCGGCGGTGCCGCCACCATCGCCGCAGCGCAGGAGCCCTCGCTGATCACCGCGGTTGTCGAGTTGGCGCCGTTCACCCGCAAGCAGTCGATCCGCCTCGGCGACCTGCGGGTGAAGCGCTTCCGGCGGGGCATGCTGCGGCTGCTCGGCGCGGGCGTGTTCGCCAGCGTGCCGCTCTGGCGTTCGTACCTCGACGTGGCCTACCCCGGCGTGAAGCCGGCCGCCTGGGTCGAACGGCTCGGCCGCATCGACTCCCTGCTGCGCGAGCCGGGCCGGATGAAGGCCCTGCAGGGCATGGGCCGCAGCGCCCCGACCGACGCCGGCGCGCAACTCGGCAACGTCCGCTGCCCGGTCCTGGTCGTGATGGGCACGCTCGACCCCGACTGGGCCGACCCGCACGCCGAGGGATCGGCGATCGCCGATGCCCTGCCGTCCGGCCTCGGCCGGCTTGAGATGATCGAGGGCGCCGGGCACTACCCGCACGACCAGTTCCCCGACCAGGTGGTTTCGCTCATGCTCTCCTTCCTCCGATCGGACGCCGCTCGTGCCTAG
- a CDS encoding TetR/AcrR family transcriptional regulator, producing the protein MVAAGAALADEVGFANLTMGLLAERVGVRTPSLYKHVGNQEDLNRRIAVLALNEAADAVGGAVQGYAGRDALAAAARAFRAFVLEHPGRYGATIGAEPSGPDDPLATAGQRLLGAFMAVLRGYEIAEPDVDHALRTLRSLCHGFATLQSAGGFQWSADIDESFEWLIAFADRGLRAL; encoded by the coding sequence GTGGTCGCGGCCGGTGCCGCCCTCGCCGACGAGGTTGGCTTCGCCAACCTGACGATGGGCTTGCTGGCCGAGCGGGTGGGCGTGCGCACCCCGTCCCTGTACAAGCATGTGGGCAACCAGGAAGACCTCAACCGGCGCATCGCGGTCCTGGCATTGAACGAGGCCGCCGACGCCGTGGGCGGTGCGGTCCAGGGGTACGCGGGCCGCGACGCCCTGGCGGCCGCGGCGCGCGCCTTCCGCGCCTTCGTCCTGGAGCACCCCGGCCGGTACGGGGCGACGATCGGCGCGGAACCGTCCGGCCCGGACGATCCGCTGGCCACCGCAGGTCAGCGGCTGCTCGGCGCGTTCATGGCAGTCCTGCGCGGCTACGAGATCGCAGAGCCTGACGTGGACCACGCCCTGCGCACGCTCCGCAGCCTCTGCCACGGCTTCGCCACGTTGCAGTCAGCAGGAGGCTTCCAGTGGAGCGCCGACATCGACGAGAGCTTCGAGTGGCTGATCGCCTTCGCCGACCGGGGCCTGCGCGCTCTTTGA